In Centropristis striata isolate RG_2023a ecotype Rhode Island chromosome 5, C.striata_1.0, whole genome shotgun sequence, a single genomic region encodes these proteins:
- the LOC131972268 gene encoding C-reactive protein-like, translating to MRFSAVLFLVSVSVVLAGSFPMKSLVFPLQTDTSYVEMVPQRPLNLRAFTLCMQLATELTGEREIILFAYRTGNYDELNVWRELDGRLSFYLAGDGVQFRVPELSAMRTHLCVTWDSSSGAAAIFMDGKKSLTKIYKQGHTVSPGGKVIIGQDPDSYVTDFEAKQSFVGEISDVNMWDTVLPDSTIQDMFSGKRVQKGNIFDWETTDLKTHGEVVVVNGEV from the exons GGAGTTTTCCCATGAAGAGCTTGGTGTTCCCCTTGCAGACAGACACCAGTTATGTAGAGATGGTCCCTCAGAGGCCCCTGAACCTGAGGGCCTTCACTCTGTGCATGCAACTGGCCACAGAGCTCACCGGTGAGCGTGAGATCATCCTGTTTGCGTACAGGACTGGCAACTATGACGAGCTGAATGTGTGGCGAGAGCTGGACGGCAG ATTGTCCTTCTACCTAGCGGGAGACGGTGTTCAGTTCCGAGTCCCTGAGCTTAGCGCAATGAGGACCCACCTATGTGTCACCTGGGATTCCAGTTCAGGTGCGGCGGCCATCTTCATGGACGGAAAGAAAAGCTTGACCAAAATTTACAAGCAGGGTCACACAGTTAGCCCCGGAGGCAAGGTTATCATCGGACAAGACCCGGATAGTTATGTGACTGATTTTGAAGCCAAGCAGAGTTTTGTTGGTGAGATTAGTGATGTTAATATGTGGGACACTGTCCTTCCAGACAGCACCATCCAAGACATGTTCTCTGGAAAGAGAGTACAGAAAGGAAACATTTTTGACTGGGAAACTACAGACCTTAAAACTCATGGAGAGGTAGTGGTAGTTAATGGTGAGGTCTAG